The window GGGGCCTTGCAAGATGCGTTTCGGCCAGGTTGACACTTTGCCCATGATGTGTGCATGCGACAAGCGTGTTCACTGAGACACGTCGCTTTTAGGCTGCGCCGTCCAGGTCCTCACGGTCGACATGAGCATCGGTGAATTGTCCTCGCTTCCCCATGCCATAGGCACTTGAGCTCTtcaccaccagaagtggttcggcatttTTCAGAGATAAAgtgtgggtggtggcggctgccttccccctcccccccacgcacacacacacacaccgagagagagagagagtaggGTACTAGACCCTGGATACCACGCGCTGAGGTATCCCTCATTGTGTGGGGAACAAAAATGTGAAAAGGCGCGAGGACAAAACGAATCCTGGCGGCCACTGTTGTGATCTTCGCCTTGAATACACATCTCCCATTAACCGCCCCCTCTGTAATGGTgcagtggggggggggcgcaccgccgcatTTCGTTCTTGTCGGCTTTCGCGGCGGTCTGTCCCATGACGCCCTGCAAAGAACCGAGCCTTTTCCCTTTCGAGACGGTGCACTTTATGCACGCGCCGCGGGGCTTTGAATGTTTGTTATTTCTATAATGTCCTCATACGCGCCAATGGGGCTCTCTAACCTTCGCCTCTCGggcttccctttcctttgcgGTTCTTCGTCGTTCATGGCTCGCTGTCTGGTCGTGAAGATGCACGTAGGGGGCACCACTCGCAACTGCAGCAGGTGTATCACAACCACTGCGCGGCACGGGTGTGCTCAATGCTTACAAAGGGATACAGCGTGCTGCTCCGACCCTATCAACATGTGGCATTCGCAAagcggagcagcgcaggTGGCGTGAATCTGAACAAGGGGGCGCTAACAGagcgggagaggggagaCAGCTTTACGGAACCGGAGGTGTACCGCAGCAAGACAAACTTGACAGCGATGCTAAAGACGAGGCGAAAAGAGCGCGGCCTCCTGAAGGAGGAAAAGCAGCGCACCATGATGGACCATCTGAACCTGGACACGCGTACAGCGGAAGCGCTTCATGCGGGGCGTCGATTGCCGCAGACGCCCGCCGAGATACAGGCGGTTCGCTCTTCTGACGACGCTCTCGCCGAGGACAGTTACGACAGCGAGGGCTACAGCACCACCATGCGCAATTTGATGCGGCGCGAGGTGGATCGCCGCGATCACGTGGCCGACAAGTTTGGCCAGCCACCCACGTCGCGCGAGTTTTATCAGCTCTTTCGCAAACTGCGCTCCGCCGACtcagacgaggaggcggtggagcagcatcagcgcaGGCTAGTGGAGGAGCATGGCGTGTACCCAAGCTCCCGCATCGACTCGTTCATGCTGGATGACGACAGCTACTTCCCCGACTGGGTGCATGCCCTCCCCTACAGCATCCGTGACCGTGTCAAGTACGGATCGCTTGGACTCacggaggacgacgaggcgctgcgtgtgcgtctggcgcggctgccgcgtgaTGCGCGACTGCGCGAGTGGAAGCGGCTGAAGGCGGCAAAAGAGTACGCTGCAGCTAACGAGGAGACGCTCACGTTGGCTGAGCTGCGTGACGCCCGCCAGGGAAAGCGGCGCTTCCACTGGCTGCAGCGGAAACGCCAGAAGCGTGCGGCGGCACTACGACGCATGGCGATGCGCAAACCAGACGGCTACGAGCTGTGGCCTTCCTCCGTGAGGGACTTTAGCCAGCGCATTGCCTTCATCGCACAGCACGTCGAAAACGGTCTGCAGACTGGTGGCGAGTGGCCCCTCAATGAGGATGCTCTTACCAAGGCGAAGATcaagcggcggcagagcgaggcggagcgtACCTTCCTCATGTCTCCAGACGAAAAGAAGATGGCGACAAGCGCCGGAGGAAGCCGTATGCACGGCGGGATGAAGGAGTTGCTCGATTCTCTGGACGAGCCAGAGAAGCGGTACAAGAAACTCTCGCGCAAGGCTTACGCTAACCGAGTGAACGCCATTGTGCATGGCGACCAAGATGAGCATGGCCGGAAGTACCGAAAGCTTCACAACCTTGCcacgcgacggcagcgtcgataCGATTCGCTTGCAGAGATGGCACTGGAGAAAGAGGTACGCAAGGAGCCCCTCGTCAACGTGAGTGGACTCAATCACACAGACGACGAGCACTGGAGCCGTCACGAGAAATCGTGGGTTGACGGCATGCCCTCGACTCGCTACGGCAGCTAAGTTCGCGAGCCACTTCCTGTCTTCCGCGCTTCTCACTTCCTGTCTAACATCTACAGAGGCACGCACGaagacagcggcagcaagagGCAAACAAAAGATGTGGATGCGTGTGAGTCTCTTTCGTGGTTTTTACGTCTGGGTATCTGCTCCACCGTCGCGCAGTGAAACTTGATGAGTTGGCCCCTTTGtaagtgtgtgtgggggggggtggcggcgcgcacacaccccacCCCGTGCTCTACGCGGTAGCTGCACCAAATCCTTGTACTGGTAAATAaggcaagcacacacacatacacacacacacacacacagctggGTCTGCGTCATCGGATCGCTTCATCGACGCTAACTGACAACGGTGCCGGCGTGCTATCGATTGCCGCTCGCTCTATCGAGGGCGCGGAATAGCATCTTCCGTTCACCCACCCCCTATTCCCCTTTCTGCAGATTACCAAGCAGtgcccccttttctctctcttccgcgcGCATCAACTGCGTTTCTCTCGCCACGGTGCTCACacgcgagcacacgcacctaAAAACAACAGACAAACACGGAGAAGTATTTGACCCACTATACAAATATCATCTCTCGGGTGGCCGAGCGAAAAGAAACGTGAGCGCATAGTCTCTTCCTGTGGCCGTGTGCCTTCCACCCAACCCACActcctttgtttttcgtgTCTCCTCACACGGTGCCTGTCGCCCTGTTCTCTCCCCAGCTCGACATCATGTTCGGCAGAGGGACATTTTCCCGAAAAGTCCTCGTCGGCACGACGGTGGCGGGTTTTGTGGGGGTCGGTGGTGGGTACGCAATGTACCAGCGCCGCATGCGCGACAACCGCAGCGTGACCGCCGAAGCCTTCAATGCAATGCAGGACGCCACCAAGCTAGACGAAGCCTTCAAGAAGCTCTGCGACCACAAAGAGCACCCCCTCATTCAGTTTTACCGGTACACCACCTGTCCGTGGTGTGGCACCGTCAAGGCATTTCTGGACTACAACAAGATCCCGCACGAGTGCGTAGAGGTGGAGCCAATGTTTAAGACGGAGTTGGCGGAGAGCCTGTACAAgaaggtgccgcagctgcggttCGAGTCGAAGGCAGGCGACAGGTCGTACCTGGTCGACTCGCGAATCATTGTGGACACGCTTAGCGAGAAGATGGGTCTTGGTGGCCAGCTAAAGGATGAGGATGTGGACAAGTGGCGCACGTGGGCCCGCAGTTCTCTCGTCCGCTTTGTCACTCTCGAGTTCAACCGCTCCCTCCCCGCGGCGTGGGCCGGCTATTCCTACATCGACAGCTGCGACACAATCCCCTACGCCAACAAGCTCTTTCTCAAGGTGATTGGAGCGCCTGTAATGTACCTGGTTGCCATGATGGTCACCAAGCCGCGCCTTGTGAAGGCCGGCCTCATGAAACCCGACGACGACCCGAAGCAGCGCCTACACGACGAGGTCAACCGGTTCACCGCTGAGGCACTCGTCGACCCCAAGTCCAAGAAGCCGCGAACCTTCCACGGCGGCAGAAAGCCGGACCTGGTCGACCTCGACACATATGGCGTTCTTCAGTCGGTTCGTAACCACCGCATTTACAACGAGATGGTCACTGAGACACAGATCGGCCCATGGCTGGAGGCAATGGACAGACTCATGGGAAAGGCCTAGCGCGCTTGGTGGCGACAGCATTTCCCGTAGTCGCTCAGCTGCGTACCCATCAAGTGTGTGCTGACTCGGCTCCGACGCCACACACCGGCTCAGCGACACACCGAAACTGTTTCATGCTAGGCTGCTCATTTTTGTTTTCGATGTTCTTGCTGAGTATTGGCAGTGTAGTGGTGTGAGACGGCTTCCGCCTCTGCACGTCGCCCTTCTTTCCCCCACGACGCACCACGGATGATACAACACAGCTGTCatccagcagccgcgcccCTCCTGCCGCCCTCCGCAATGCGGGACTTCTCCCGTTGTTTGTTTAGCACGATGTGGTGTGCCATCAGGAGAAGCGCCTCCTCTCGTCTTGTCCGTCAACACGAGAAAGGGTGGAGAGACGGGGTGGCAGGGGTCTTTTTTGGCGACGGCCATAAGTAGGCACACAGTTGCCCGTGCATGTCTTCGAGTTCTCTTTGTTCATTTCTAACACGTGCTCACATGATAATGAAACGAAGGGCCGACCAGGGACGTTTGACCATGtctgcacgcgtgtgcctctgGGCCAGACGAACTTGTGTCTTGTCGTTTCTCTGTCTTTCTACTCACAGGCGGTCAGCATTAATGTCCAGCATCATCGGAACAACAAGGCCTTGTGCAAGACAGCACACAGCAGCCGTGGGAAGCGCTCATCTCTGCTTCCAACCAAAAAAAGTGAACGGCTGCCTGATGAAAAGGGTGCTTGTGCGGACCCGGTATGGACGTATGACCATGGCCCCACCTTGAAGGCCATGATAATCCGCGTCACTGCGTGTCAGGCAATCTCTTCCGCGCTGCGAGGGCACACCCGTGTTTCCAcgatgctgccgcgacgACTTCACCACACTTCCGTACATGCCCTCCTGCCACCCTCTTCTCGACTGCCGCCTGGCCCTTTCGTTGTCTCTTGGCTGCCTGCCTCGCCGCAATTCTCGCCCTTCCGTCACGGCCACCGTTGATtaaaacggaaaaaaaaagagtgtAGTTCCGCACGAGATCGCGCCAAACACACTCTCGTGGAATCTAAAGTGGCGCGCGTACAGCTACCCCTTTGACACCCGCGCCTTCACTCTGTGGTACCGGTGCCCGTGTTGTTACTCTGTCTCTTTTTcgttcaccgccgccgcttgaCAGCCTTCCACGTCTCCTTTTcgctcatctctctctctctctctctctctcgctctgtctccctctccactgCTGGCGCTCTCTCGGATGCCTTGATGCACGCAAGGAAGCCGGCAAAAAGTAGACCAACACTTCCTCTTTCCGCTGTTGCTGGTCAGCTTGTGCGTTCCCCGGGCCGGGTGGCAGTGAGACACCCTTGTATGGGAGGTGACGCCCACCATGCAGGCcaacagcgccgctgctcgtccAGCAGGGTCGCAGGGCCGCCACCGGTGCGCCATTGCCGTGAAGAACAACGTGCAATACCTTTTTGTAGTGGTGCCGAAGCCAAAGCCTCCTCCCAAGGTTGAGCTCGAGCCGCTCATGTTCTTTGAAACCCTCCCTCCGACGACGCCACCCGCGCCGGATCCTCGACAGACTGAAGACATGTACATGCCGAAGCGGGACAGTTTAGAGGACGCCATGGCGATACCCCTCGAGgtgaacagcagcggccagtTGCGGCGCTCGCTAGCGTTACCAGCGACGGAGTTCGCTTCTCtggaagaggcgcagcagaagTGCGGCCCTTTCACGTCTTTCCACGAGTACCCGGCGCTGTTTGGGTGCCTCACGATTGACAGGGTGTACGTGCTCGTCGCCACAGCCGTCACGGCCGCAGTGCCGTTGCCCTTTGCGGGTGTTATCTACAATGTGACGGGGACGGCGTGGGTGCCGTTCGAAATACCTGGagtggcgccggtgcgtgtGAGCCCAACGGACCGGGTACGGCTGCGTGAGTTTCAGGAGTACGCCTTTTGCAAAGGCTACTACTACAGCGACGACGTGAACGTCATGCTGCCCTTTCCGTTCACGAAGCCAGCAAACTGTGCGCCACCGGACATGGCCTGCGACTGGTCCTACCACCTCCGCGAGCCGTTCTCTGCCTGctcgctgacggcggcgtgctCTGTGTTGGTGCGCGGCTTTGCCGGAGAGCGCGTCTGCACGCTCAAGGATGGCACCGAGCTCCACCTGGTCCTGCTGGGAAGGCAAAGCAACGTCAATCCGGGTCCACGGTACCTCAGCCGTGGCCTGAACGCGGCAaacggcgccggcaacgACCACTACTATGAGTACATTCTCTGGAAGTACTACGGCCCCGACACCGTGACCTTCACACGTCACTCAATCCTGCGCGGCACCATCCCGGTGCACTGGACGACGCAGATGACCATGTCGCTCTCCGAGCCGGCGATGATCTTCAACAGCGACAAGGCCGAGGTcctccgcggcagcgcgacgtACTTTTCACACATGTTCCAGGAGCTCAAGGACGTGATGCTGCTCGATACAAACGGCCAAACCGCGTCAAATCCGCAAGTGCGATGTATCAACCTCCTGCGCCTCAACCCGAAAAGTGGCGAAGATGTGCTAGCGCGGCACTTCCTCGATGCCGTCCGGGCATCCGACGTTGTCATCAAGCAATCGTTTCCAGGCGGCAGCCTCGACCTCGTCCACGTCGACTGGCTGAACCTCATCAAGGAGTACGGCATCGATGTTGCCACCTCTACCTTCTGGGAGGCATCAATGGGATTCCTCGGCACCACGCCCACAGCAGAGGACTCGATGATGACGGTGGGTATGATTCACCGTACCGGCAAGGTGGATCGCCTAATCACGCAGTCACGCTTCGTGCGTCTCAACTGCGCCGATTCGCTGGACCGAACGAACCTCGGCTGCTTCTTTACATGCCTGCAGCTCTCCATCGCCATGCTCATCACCCAACGTATTCCTTACGGCAGTTTCCCAGACAGCCCGCCTGTGCCTCGGCTGGATGCTTCTGAGGAGGTCGCCGTGGAGGGCGGGTACGCGGCGGCCTTTGCGCCCATGTCGGGCGCAAAGCAGACGGTGCCGAAGCCTTTTATGAACACGTGGAACGAAGCCCGCGATCCACAGCGCATTCCCCCCCTCATGGTTCGCGCGCTAGCGGAGCTGTTCGTAAACAACGGCGACTGTGTGGCGATGCTGTACACGAATTCGGCCGCCATGCACGGTAACATCCTGCGTGCTGTCTGCGGCATGCGACTGCAGGGGCACAACGCTGTGATTGCAACGCAGCGCAAGTTCGAGAACGTCTTTGAGGACCGGAAAAAGCTGCGCGGCatcgagctgctgctggggcggAACCAGGGCGATCACTTTCCTTCCATTAGCCCAGTATTCCTTCTGCGACCGGTGGCGTACACGCAGTGGGCGTGCGCCCTCGTTGTCCTCGGTGTTCCCGACAACGTCACCACGAGCGAGGtggacgcggcggtgcggcgcgcgtggGACACCCGCGTCATGCCACAGCTTGCcgtgcgccagctgccgccCATCGAGAGCAGGGCACTGGTCTTCACCGTGACGCTGTCAGCGGCGTCGATCACGCGTGAACAGGACGATGTGGCGCAGTCCGGGCAGCAATCCTCCCTCGGCGGGATGCTGCCGGAGGAGGCAATCGAGGACGCGACGGCGGACAACCGCACACCTCCCCCGCGAAAGGAGCGGCTCGCCATCATCGAGTTCGACCCCAACCTGTGCATCGTTGTAGACGTGGCGAGcttgctgcggcagcagggtTTCCTCCCGCTTGGCAACAACAACTGCGTCCTTGCACCGTATGCGTACCCGGTGCTGACGGCCAACGACTCCAACAGGATGACTGGCGCCGTTAAAAACGTCGGTACATCTCTGAAGCGCGGGCTCACCAGCTTGATGCGCGGCCTCAACTGAGTTTGCTGGCGTCGCGCTTCTGTCTGCCGGGTCTGTGTTCGGCTACGGCTGCTTATATGTTACGGGTTGTTGCTTGTTTGGCGCGCGGGCCCTCTGTTTTTGTGTAGTTGCTTGCAAAACGTCACCACAATCGAGCTGAAAACTGTAAACCAGCAACCCGACGCCCAGTTTATgggccgtcggcgccgtgcagTTGCGTTCGGCTTCGCtttgctgccgctctcgcacgCGGTTCCCTGCATACACCGCATGACAAATGCACGATGAGCACGTCCTTTCTCGTCATACAcgttctcttcctctctcatcCTGGCCAGCCGTTTCTCTCGCACCAGGTATGAGTGCCATTGGGCCCTCTCGTATGTGGTCCCACAGCGATTCCTGATCGCCATCCAGTGCACGGGCAATGGATTTTGGCTTCGCCGAACGTTGGAATCCAGAGCCCCTCTCCGCGACGGGTGTCAGCCGGGGAAACTTCCAACCTCATACAGCTGGATTcgacgtttttttttttcgcttctcaACGCAACTCGTCTGTGCCACACAACATCAGTGAAACTCCACTGGACTCTTGGCCCATGTCGTGGTGCGAGGAAGCCGGGGATGTGCGATACACGATTCCCACCTCAGCCATCTGAGCACTCCCTCGGCCTTGAACTGTACCCACCACGGCCACCTCGCAGGTTTCCCCAGAGCCGCTCCTCCCAGCATGCTGGTCGATACCGATGGTGTATCTCTCTCTGGGGCGGCTGAGGCCTCCCACACCAGTTGGCGGTGTGAGCGCGGAGGCGGGGGTAACAGGTACGTTCGAGTTGCGCGGACACACTCTGCCTAATCCTATGgatggcgcacgcgtgtTCGCTGTCGCGGGCCGCTTGGATGCAATGCCATCCAGGCCCTGACTGCAGCCGATAGCTCTGACTCCTCCCCACATTTCAGGAACGAGGCCCTGCGATTTCACACGCGCTGaggtgcgcgctgccaccAGGGGAGCAGCGTGAGTGCTGAAATCCTCAAAAAGAAATCTTGCCTGCGTTGTGGACTCTCTCCTACGTCTGGCAGGGCCACAGCGCCACTCTCTTTTTCAATCTCGACGCACCTTCAACCGTTCCTGGGCGCTGAACTGCCTGCGAGTATGTGCAGCCTGCCTTGTGCTGCGTGTGCTACTCTTCTCagcttttctctctcctttatTTGCTTTGTCTGCACTCCCATCCGTGGCGCCATTCACCGCTTGTNNNNNNNNNNNNNNNNNNNNNNNNNNNNNNNNNNNNNNNNNNNNNNNNNNNNNNNNNNNNNNNNNNNNNNNNNNNNNNNNNNNNNNNNNNNNNNNNNNNNNNNNNNNNNNNNNNNNNNNNNNNNNNNNNNNNNNNNNNNNNNNNNNNNNNNNNNNNNNNNNNNNNNNNNNNNNNNNNNNNNNNNNNNNNNNNNNNNNNNNNNNNNNNNNNNNNNNNNNNNNNNNNNNNNNNNNNNNNNNNNNNNNNNNNNNNNNNNNNNNNNNNNNNNNNNNNNNNNNNNNNNNNNNNNNNNNNNNNNNNNNNNNNNNNNNNNNNNNNNNNNNNNNNNNNNNNNNNNNNNNNNNNNNNNNNNNNNNNNNNNNNNNNNNNNNNNNNNNNNNNNNNNNNNNNNNNNNNNNNNNNNNNNNNNNNNNNNNNNNNNNNNNNNNNNNNNNNNNNNNNNNNNNNNNNNNNNNNNNNNNNNNNNNNNNNNNNNNNNNNNNNNNNNNNNNNNNNNNNNNNNNNNNNNNNNNNNNNNNNNNNNNNNNNNNNNNNNNNNNNNNNNNNNNNNNNNNNNNNNNNNNNNNNNNNNNNNNNNNNNNNNNNNNNNNNNNNNNNNNNNNNNNNNNNNNNNNNNNNNNNNNNNNNNNNNNNNNNNNNNNNNNNNNNNNNNNNNNNNNNNNNNNNNNNNNNNNNNNNNNNNNNNNNNNNNNNNNNNNNNNNNNNNNNNNNNNNNNNNNNNNNNNNNNNNNNNNNNNNNNNNNNNNNNNNNNNNNNNNNNNNNNNNNNNNNNNNNNNNNNNNNNNNNNNNNNNNNNNNNNNNNNNNNNNNNNNNNNNNNNNNNNNNNNNNNNNNNNNNNNNNNNNNNNNNNNNNNNNNNNNNNNNNNNNNNNNNNNNNNNNNNNNNNNNNNNNNNNNNNNNNNNNNNNNNNNNNNNNNNNNNNNNNNNNNNNNNNNNNNNNNNNNNNNNNNNNNNNNNNNNNNNNNNNNNNNNNNNNNNNNNNNNNNNNNNNNNNNNNNNNNNNNNNNNNNNNNNNNNNNNNNNNNNNNNNNNNNNNNNNNNNNNNNNNNNNNNNNNNNNNNNNNNNNNNNNNNNNNNNNNNNNNNNNNNNNNNNNNNNNNNNNNNNNNNNNNNNNNNNNNNNNNNNNNNNNNNNNNNNNNNNNNNNNNNNNNNNNNNNNNNNNNNNNNNNNNNNNNNNNNNNNNNNNNNNNNNNNNNNNNNNNNNNNNNNNNNNNNNNNNNNNNNNNNNNNNNNNNNNNNNNNNNNNNNNNNNNNNNNNNNNNNNNNNNNNNNNNNNNNNNNNNNNNNNNNNNNNNNNNNNNNNNNNNNNNNNNNNNNNNNNNNNNNNNNNNNNNNNNNNNNNNNNNNNNNNNNNNNNNNNNNNNNNNNNNNNNNNNNNNNNNNNNNNNNNNNNNNNNNNNNNNNNNNNNNNNNNNNNNNNNNNNNNNNNNNNNNNNNNNNNNNNNNNNNNNNNNNNNNNNNNNNNNNNNNNNNNNNNNNNNNNNNNNNNNNNNNNNNNNNNNNNNNNNNNNNNNNNNNNNNNNNNNNNNNNNNNNNNNNNNNNNNNNNNNNNNNNNNNNNNNNNNNNNNNNNNNNNNNNNNNNNNNNNNNNNNNNNNNNNNNNNNNNNNNNNNNNNNNNNNNNNNNNNNNNNNNNNNNNNNNNNNNNNNNNNNNNNNNNNNNNNNNNNNNNNNNNNNNNNNNNNNNNNNNNNNNNNNNNNNNNNNNNNNNNNNNNNNNNNNNNNNNNNNNNNNNNNNNNNNNNNNNNNNNNNNNNNNNNNNNNNNNNNNNNNNNNNNNNNNNNNNNNNNNNNNNNNNNNNNNNNNNNNNNNNNNNNNNNNNNNNNNNNNNNNNNNNNNNNNNNNNNNNNNNNNNNNNNNNNNNNNNNNNNNNNNNNNNNNNNNNNNNNNNNNNNNNNNNNNNNNNNNNNNNNNNNNNNNNNNNNNNNNNNNNNNNNNNNNNNNNNNNNNNNNNNNNNNNNNNNNNNNNNNNNNNNNNNNNNNNNNNNNNNNNNNNNNNNNNNNNNNNNNNNNNNNNNNNNNNNNNNNNNNNNNNNNNNNNNNNNNNNNNNNNNNNNNNNNNNNNNNNNNNNNNNNNNNNNNNNNNNNNNNNNNNNNNNNNNNNNNNNNNNNNNNNNNNNNNNNNNNNNNNNNNNNNNNNNNNNNNNNNNNNNNNNNNNNNNNNNNNNNNNNNNNNNNNNNNNNNNNNNNNNNNNNNNNNNNNNNNNNNNNNNNNNNNNNNNNNNNNNNNNNNNNNNNNNNNNNNNNNNNNNNNNNNNNNNNNNNNNNNNNNNNNNNNNNNNNNNNNNNNNNNNNNNNNNNNNNNNNNNNNNNNNNNNNNNNNNNNNNNNNNNNNNNNNNNNNNNNNNNNNNNNNNNNNNNNNNNNNNNNNNNNNNNNNNNNNNNNNNNNNNNNNNNNNNNNNNNNNNNNNNNNNNNNNNNNNNNNNNNNNNNNNNNNNNNNNNNNNNNNNNNNNNNNNNNNNNNNNNNNNNNNNNNNNNNNNNNNNNNNNNNNNNNNNNNNNNNNNNNNNNNNNNNNNNNNNNNNNNNNNNNNNNNNNNNNNNNNNNNNNNNNNNNNNNNNNNNNNNNNNNNNNNNNNNNNNNNNNNNNNNNNNNNNNNNNNNNNNNNNNNNNNNNNNNNNNNNNNNNNNNNNNNNNNNNNNNNNNNNNNNNNNNNNNNNNNNNNNNNNNNNNNNNNNNNNNNNNNNNNNNNNNNNNNNNNNNNNNNNNNNNNNNNNNNNNNNNNNNNNNNNNNNNNNNNNNNNNNNNNNNNNNNNNNNNNNNNNNNNNNNNNNNNNNNNNNNNNNNNNNNNNNNNNNNNNNNNNNNNNNNNNNNNNNNNNNNNNNNNNNNNNNNNNNNNNNNNNNNNNNNNNNNNNNNNNNNNNNNNNNNNNNNNNNNNNNNNNNNNNNNNNNNNNNNNNNNNNNNNNNNNNNNNNNNNNNNNNNNNNNNNNNNNNNNNNNNNNNNNNNNNNNNNNNNNNNNNNNNNNNNNNNNNNNNNNNNNNNNNNNNNNNNNNNNNNNNNNNNNNNNNNNNNNNNNNNNNNNNNNNNNNNNNNNNNNNNNNNNNNNNNNNNNNNNNNNNNNNNNNNNNNNNNNNNNNNNNNNNNNNNNNNNNNNNNNNNNNNNNNNNNNNNNNNNNNNNNNNNNNNNNNNNNNNNNNNNNNNNNNNNNNNNNNNNNNNNNNNNNNNNNNNNNNNNNNNNNNNNNNNNNNNNNNNNNNNNNNNNNNNNNNNNNNNNNNNNNNNNNNNNNNNNNNNNNNNNNNNNNNNNNNNN of the Leishmania donovani BPK282A1 complete genome, chromosome 14 genome contains:
- a CDS encoding glutathione-S-transferase/glutaredoxin,putative, producing the protein MFGRGTFSRKVLVGTTVAGFVGVGGGYAMYQRRMRDNRSVTAEAFNAMQDATKLDEAFKKLCDHKEHPLIQFYRYTTCPWCGTVKAFLDYNKIPHECVEVEPMFKTELAESLYKKVPQLRFESKAGDRSYLVDSRIIVDTLSEKMGLGGQLKDEDVDKWRTWARSSLVRFVTLEFNRSLPAAWAGYSYIDSCDTIPYANKLFLKVIGAPVMYLVAMMVTKPRLVKAGLMKPDDDPKQRLHDEVNRFTAEALVDPKSKKPRTFHGGRKPDLVDLDTYGVLQSVRNHRIYNEMVTETQIGPWLEAMDRLMGKA
- a CDS encoding synaptojanin (N-terminal domain), putative; the encoded protein is MQANSAAARPAGSQGRHRCAIAVKNNVQYLFVVVPKPKPPPKVELEPLMFFETLPPTTPPAPDPRQTEDMYMPKRDSLEDAMAIPLEVNSSGQLRRSLALPATEFASLEEAQQKCGPFTSFHEYPALFGCLTIDRVYVLVATAVTAAVPLPFAGVIYNVTGTAWVPFEIPGVAPVRVSPTDRVRLREFQEYAFCKGYYYSDDVNVMLPFPFTKPANCAPPDMACDWSYHLREPFSACSLTAACSVLVRGFAGERVCTLKDGTELHLVLLGRQSNVNPGPRYLSRGLNAANGAGNDHYYEYILWKYYGPDTVTFTRHSILRGTIPVHWTTQMTMSLSEPAMIFNSDKAEVLRGSATYFSHMFQELKDVMLLDTNGQTASNPQVRCINLLRLNPKSGEDVLARHFLDAVRASDVVIKQSFPGGSLDLVHVDWLNLIKEYGIDVATSTFWEASMGFLGTTPTAEDSMMTVGMIHRTGKVDRLITQSRFVRLNCADSLDRTNLGCFFTCLQLSIAMLITQRIPYGSFPDSPPVPRLDASEEVAVEGGYAAAFAPMSGAKQTVPKPFMNTWNEARDPQRIPPLMVRALAELFVNNGDCVAMLYTNSAAMHGNILRAVCGMRLQGHNAVIATQRKFENVFEDRKKLRGIELLLGRNQGDHFPSISPVFLLRPVAYTQWACALVVLGVPDNVTTSEVDAAVRRAWDTRVMPQLAVRQLPPIESRALVFTVTLSAASITREQDDVAQSGQQSSLGGMLPEEAIEDATADNRTPPPRKERLAIIEFDPNLCIVVDVASLLRQQGFLPLGNNNCVLAPYAYPVLTANDSNRMTGAVKNVGTSLKRGLTSLMRGLN